A genome region from Methylobacterium sp. FF17 includes the following:
- a CDS encoding MFS transporter — translation MNEIVTRKVMWRLLPFLMLCYFAAFLDRVNVGFAALTMNRDLGLSAAVYGFGAGVFFLGYFLFEVPSNIILEKVGARRWIARIMVTWSIVSASTAFVVGEWSFYLVRVLLGVAEAGFFPGIILYLTYWFPSEQRGKVIGAFMAAIPISSVVGAPLSAWIMSATDGAYGLAGWQWLYLIEAAPSFVLGVLVLLYLTDRPAVASWLTPEERAWLVARIERDRSETVAVQKLSLGQALLHPRVIGLALVYFGVSTGLYGIGLWLPQIVKNFGLTTLQTGFVTAIPYLVSVVGMILWTRHSDRTMERTWHVAIPAIAGGIALGAAGYAASPTLAMIALSLAALGVFSAMPTFWTLPTALLTGSAAAGGIALINSVGGLGGFVGPYVIGWIRESTGQFSLALLTIAGFMVAAGLLTLILGRAVTPVRSPAAPVR, via the coding sequence GGCACTGACGATGAACCGTGACCTCGGCCTCTCGGCTGCGGTCTACGGCTTCGGCGCCGGCGTCTTCTTCCTCGGTTACTTTCTCTTCGAAGTGCCGAGCAACATCATCCTGGAGAAGGTCGGCGCACGGCGCTGGATCGCCCGGATCATGGTCACCTGGTCGATCGTTTCGGCCTCCACCGCCTTCGTGGTCGGGGAATGGTCGTTCTATCTCGTGCGCGTCCTCCTCGGCGTCGCCGAGGCCGGGTTCTTCCCCGGCATCATCCTCTACCTGACCTACTGGTTCCCGTCGGAGCAGCGGGGCAAGGTCATCGGCGCCTTCATGGCTGCGATCCCGATCTCCTCCGTGGTCGGAGCGCCGCTCTCCGCCTGGATCATGTCAGCCACGGACGGGGCCTACGGTCTCGCCGGGTGGCAATGGCTCTACCTGATCGAGGCGGCCCCGAGCTTCGTCCTCGGTGTCCTGGTGCTCCTCTACCTGACCGACCGCCCAGCGGTGGCGAGCTGGCTCACGCCGGAGGAGCGCGCGTGGCTCGTCGCCCGCATCGAGCGCGACCGCAGCGAGACCGTCGCGGTCCAGAAGCTCAGCCTCGGCCAAGCCCTGCTCCACCCCCGGGTGATCGGTCTGGCGCTGGTCTATTTCGGTGTCAGCACGGGTCTCTATGGGATCGGCCTGTGGCTGCCGCAGATCGTGAAGAACTTCGGCCTCACCACCCTCCAGACCGGCTTCGTGACCGCCATCCCGTACCTCGTCTCGGTGGTGGGCATGATCCTATGGACGCGCCATTCCGACCGGACCATGGAGCGGACCTGGCACGTGGCAATTCCCGCCATTGCGGGCGGCATCGCCCTCGGTGCAGCGGGCTACGCCGCGTCGCCGACCCTAGCCATGATCGCCTTGAGCCTGGCGGCCCTCGGCGTCTTCAGCGCCATGCCCACCTTCTGGACCCTGCCGACGGCCCTGCTCACGGGCAGCGCCGCCGCCGGGGGCATCGCGCTCATCAACTCGGTGGGCGGGCTCGGCGGCTTCGTCGGACCCTACGTCATCGGCTGGATCCGCGAATCCACGGGGCAATTCAGCCTCGCTCTGCTGACGATCGCGGGCTTCATGGTCGCGGCTGGACTCCTGACCCTGATCCTCGGCCGTGCCGTGACTCCGGTGCGCAGCCCCGCCGCGCCGGTGCGGTAA
- a CDS encoding DUF3750 domain-containing protein — translation MLKIAALAFVLVYLAPIAISAALYFSQNHADWRSADRSSSGLLASPATNPEAIVRIFSARTVSWRGIIATHSWIVVKDAGARAYQRFDYTAWGQPIWIDRFVPDGRWFGSLPQTVFAANGAAAEAMIPRIRETIRTYRYARPGDYTVWPGPNSNTFVAAVMSALPEIQATLPATAIGKDFPYDGRWIGLTPSRTGIRFNLGGYLGLTLGWVEGLEVNVLGAVAGIDIRRPALKLPAFGRLGL, via the coding sequence TTGCTCAAGATCGCCGCTCTCGCCTTCGTCCTCGTCTACCTCGCTCCCATCGCCATCTCCGCCGCTCTCTACTTCAGCCAGAATCATGCGGACTGGCGCTCCGCCGATCGGTCGAGCAGCGGCCTCCTGGCTTCCCCAGCGACGAACCCGGAGGCGATCGTGCGCATCTTTTCCGCGCGCACGGTAAGCTGGCGCGGAATTATCGCGACCCATAGCTGGATCGTGGTGAAGGATGCGGGGGCACGGGCCTACCAGCGCTTCGACTACACCGCTTGGGGTCAGCCGATCTGGATCGACCGCTTCGTTCCGGATGGGCGCTGGTTCGGAAGCCTGCCTCAGACGGTCTTCGCGGCCAATGGCGCAGCCGCCGAGGCCATGATCCCCCGCATTCGAGAGACCATCCGGACGTACCGCTACGCTCGCCCGGGCGACTATACGGTCTGGCCCGGTCCGAACTCGAACACCTTCGTGGCAGCGGTGATGAGCGCGCTCCCGGAAATCCAGGCGACCCTTCCGGCAACCGCCATCGGCAAGGATTTCCCCTATGACGGTCGCTGGATCGGTCTGACTCCATCGCGCACCGGCATCCGGTTTAACCTCGGCGGCTATCTGGGTCTGACATTGGGCTGGGTGGAGGGGCTTGAGGTCAACGTTCTCGGCGCCGTCGCGGGTATCGATATCCGGCGCCCGGCGCTCAAGCTGCCCGCATTCGGCCGTCTGGGGCTCTGA
- the paoC gene encoding aldehyde oxidoreductase molybdenum-binding subunit PaoC — translation MKFDTPAAQNPIDQLKVVGKPTDRIDGPAKTTGTAPYAYERHDIAPNAAYGYVLGAGIAKGRIRAIHSAEARRAPGVVAIVTTLDLPKQGLGKMNTANLFGGDEIQHYHQAIAVVVAETFEQARAAAFLVRVDYAPTAGRFDLAAEAKGAPPVPGDSGEGSSSGGEERAGDFEGAFAAAAVKLDETYTTPDETHAMMEPHATIAAWNGDKLTLWTSNQMIAWGKGSVAKILGLPAENVRLDSPYVGGGFGGKLFVRSDAIVAALAAKAAKRPVKVALTRPLIANNTTHRPATIQRIRIGATKDGTITAIAHESTSGNLPEGRPETAVDQTKLIYAGANRLTAMKLAHLDLPEGNAMRAPGEAPGMMALEMAMDEMAEALGQDPVAFRIRNDTQVDPGHPERRFSQRDLVGCLKLGAETFGWAKRNPKPAQVRDRQWFVGMGMAAGFRNNLLTKSAARVRLGADGIVTVETDMTDIGTGSYTIIAQTAAEMMGLPLDRVVVRLGDSDFPASAGSGGQWGANNATSGVYAACVKLRENVAQRLGFNSADTVFTDGMVRAGNRSASLGDAAKAGELVAEDTIEYGDLSKKAQQSTFAGHFVEVGVDVQTAEVRVRRMLAVCAAGRILNPKSARSQVIGAMTMGVGAALMEELAVDTKRGFFVNHDLAGYEVPVHADIPHQEVIFLDEVDPMSSPMKAKGVGELGLCGVGAAVANAVYNATGVRVRDYPITLDKLLDRMPDAA, via the coding sequence ATGAAGTTCGACACGCCCGCGGCCCAGAACCCCATCGACCAGCTCAAGGTCGTGGGGAAGCCGACCGACCGCATCGACGGGCCGGCCAAGACCACCGGCACGGCGCCCTATGCCTATGAGCGCCACGACATCGCGCCGAACGCGGCCTATGGCTACGTTCTCGGCGCCGGGATCGCCAAGGGGCGCATCCGGGCGATCCACAGCGCCGAAGCCCGGCGCGCGCCCGGCGTCGTCGCGATCGTGACCACCCTCGATCTGCCGAAGCAGGGCCTCGGCAAGATGAACACCGCGAACCTCTTCGGCGGCGACGAAATCCAGCACTACCATCAGGCGATCGCCGTCGTGGTGGCGGAAACCTTCGAGCAGGCCCGGGCGGCGGCTTTCCTCGTCCGTGTCGACTACGCGCCGACAGCCGGACGCTTCGATCTCGCGGCGGAAGCCAAAGGCGCGCCACCGGTTCCTGGCGATAGCGGCGAAGGCAGCAGCAGCGGCGGCGAGGAGCGGGCGGGTGATTTCGAGGGCGCCTTCGCGGCGGCGGCTGTCAAGCTCGACGAGACCTATACGACTCCGGATGAAACCCATGCGATGATGGAGCCGCACGCCACCATCGCGGCGTGGAACGGCGACAAGCTCACCCTCTGGACCTCAAACCAGATGATCGCCTGGGGCAAGGGCAGCGTCGCCAAGATCCTTGGATTGCCGGCAGAGAACGTCCGTCTCGACTCGCCCTACGTGGGCGGCGGCTTCGGCGGCAAGTTGTTCGTGCGCTCCGACGCGATCGTCGCTGCCCTGGCGGCGAAGGCGGCCAAGCGCCCGGTGAAGGTGGCGCTCACCCGTCCGCTCATCGCCAACAACACCACGCATCGGCCGGCGACCATCCAGCGCATCCGCATCGGCGCCACCAAGGACGGCACCATCACGGCGATCGCGCATGAGAGCACCTCCGGAAACCTGCCCGAAGGCCGGCCCGAGACGGCGGTCGACCAGACCAAGCTCATCTATGCCGGTGCGAACCGGCTGACCGCCATGAAGCTCGCCCATCTCGACTTGCCCGAGGGCAACGCCATGCGCGCGCCCGGCGAGGCACCCGGCATGATGGCGCTGGAGATGGCGATGGACGAGATGGCCGAGGCGCTGGGGCAGGACCCGGTGGCGTTTCGCATCCGCAACGACACCCAGGTCGATCCGGGGCATCCCGAACGGCGGTTCTCCCAACGCGACCTCGTTGGCTGCCTCAAGCTCGGCGCGGAGACGTTCGGCTGGGCGAAGCGGAACCCGAAACCGGCGCAGGTCCGTGATCGGCAATGGTTTGTCGGAATGGGCATGGCCGCCGGGTTCCGCAACAATCTCCTGACGAAATCGGCAGCCCGGGTGCGCCTCGGCGCGGACGGCATCGTCACCGTCGAAACCGACATGACCGATATCGGCACGGGCAGCTACACCATCATCGCGCAGACGGCAGCCGAGATGATGGGGCTTCCGCTGGATCGGGTCGTGGTCCGCCTCGGCGATTCGGACTTCCCCGCCTCGGCGGGTTCGGGCGGGCAATGGGGCGCCAACAACGCGACGTCCGGCGTCTACGCGGCCTGCGTCAAGCTGCGGGAGAACGTGGCGCAGCGTCTGGGCTTCAACTCCGCCGATACGGTCTTCACGGACGGTATGGTTCGTGCGGGCAACCGCAGTGCCTCACTCGGCGACGCCGCTAAGGCCGGCGAGCTCGTCGCCGAGGACACCATCGAGTACGGAGACCTCTCGAAGAAGGCCCAGCAATCGACCTTCGCCGGGCATTTCGTCGAAGTCGGTGTCGATGTGCAGACCGCCGAGGTCCGGGTCCGGCGCATGCTGGCGGTCTGTGCCGCCGGCCGCATCCTCAACCCGAAATCGGCGCGCAGCCAGGTGATCGGCGCGATGACCATGGGCGTCGGCGCGGCCCTGATGGAGGAACTCGCGGTCGATACGAAGCGCGGCTTCTTCGTCAACCACGATCTGGCGGGCTACGAGGTGCCGGTGCATGCCGACATCCCGCACCAGGAGGTCATCTTCCTGGACGAGGTCGATCCCATGTCCTCGCCGATGAAGGCTAAGGGAGTCGGCGAACTCGGTCTGTGCGGTGTCGGCGCGGCTGTGGCGAACGCGGTCTACAACGCCACGGGCGTACGGGTCCGCGACTACCCGATCACCCTCGACAAGCTCCTGGACCGTATGCCGGACGCGGCCTGA
- a CDS encoding FAD binding domain-containing protein gives MKSFTYERPGTPAEAAAAVARTPNAKFIAGGTNLLDLMKLQIETPTHLVDVNGLGLDRIEATPEGGLRVGALVRNTDLAADARVRKDYGVLSRALLAGASGQLRNKATTAGNLLQRTRCPYFYDTAQACNKRQPGSGCSALDGVSRQLAVIGASEACIATHPGDMAVAMRVLDATVETVNAAGTQRSIPMAEFHRLPGDRPEVDTTLKIGELITAVTLPKPLGGKHIYRKVRDRASYAYALVSVAAVVQPDGTGRVAIGAVAHKPWRVEAAEADLPRGAKAVTERMLAGAKPTHDNAYKLKLAERTLGAALIEARA, from the coding sequence ATGAAGTCCTTCACCTACGAGCGCCCTGGGACACCCGCCGAGGCCGCTGCAGCCGTCGCCCGGACACCGAACGCCAAGTTCATCGCCGGCGGCACCAACCTTCTCGACCTGATGAAGCTGCAGATCGAGACGCCGACCCATCTCGTGGACGTAAACGGTCTGGGACTGGATCGAATCGAGGCGACACCGGAGGGTGGGCTGCGCGTCGGTGCGCTGGTGCGCAACACGGATCTGGCCGCCGATGCCCGGGTCCGCAAGGATTACGGGGTGCTCAGCCGGGCGCTTCTGGCTGGGGCCTCGGGCCAGTTGCGCAACAAGGCGACCACCGCCGGCAACCTGCTCCAGCGCACCCGCTGCCCGTATTTCTATGACACCGCCCAAGCCTGCAACAAGCGTCAGCCGGGCTCGGGTTGTTCGGCCCTCGACGGGGTCAGCCGGCAACTCGCGGTGATCGGGGCGAGCGAGGCCTGCATCGCCACCCATCCCGGCGACATGGCGGTGGCCATGCGCGTGCTCGACGCCACGGTCGAGACCGTGAATGCGGCTGGCACGCAGCGGTCGATCCCGATGGCCGAATTTCACCGCCTGCCGGGCGACAGGCCCGAGGTGGATACCACGCTGAAGATCGGCGAGCTCATCACCGCCGTGACCCTGCCGAAGCCGCTCGGTGGCAAGCACATCTACCGCAAGGTCCGTGACCGTGCCTCCTACGCCTATGCCCTGGTCTCGGTGGCGGCCGTGGTGCAGCCGGACGGCACCGGCCGGGTCGCGATCGGCGCCGTCGCGCACAAGCCATGGCGGGTGGAGGCGGCGGAGGCCGATCTGCCCCGCGGAGCAAAGGCGGTGACGGAGCGGATGCTGGCGGGTGCCAAACCGACTCACGACAATGCCTACAAGCTGAAGCTGGCCGAGCGCACCCTCGGGGCGGCGCTCATCGAAGCGAGGGCCTGA
- the paoA gene encoding aldehyde dehydrogenase iron-sulfur subunit PaoA produces MPNPGDYDLSRRDLMAGTAACAAFSAIPGVSHAENAGTDQPVSAKVSLTVNGERRDLELDIRTSLLDAAREHLHLTGSKKGCDHGQCGACTMIVDGRRINACLTLAVMHQGSEITTIEGLGQPDNLHPMQAAFIKHDGYQCGYCTPGQICSGVAVLAEIKAGIPSHVSADLNGTYEATEAEIRERMSGNICRCGAYSNIVEAMTEVAGRQA; encoded by the coding sequence ATGCCCAATCCCGGAGACTATGACTTGAGCCGACGCGACCTGATGGCGGGGACGGCCGCCTGTGCGGCCTTCTCGGCCATCCCCGGCGTGAGCCACGCGGAGAATGCCGGGACGGATCAGCCCGTCTCGGCGAAGGTGTCGCTCACCGTGAACGGCGAGCGTCGCGACCTTGAACTCGACATCCGCACCAGCTTGCTCGATGCCGCCCGCGAACACTTGCACCTGACCGGCTCGAAGAAAGGCTGCGATCACGGCCAGTGCGGCGCCTGCACGATGATCGTCGATGGGCGGCGCATCAACGCCTGCCTGACGCTCGCGGTGATGCATCAGGGCAGCGAGATCACCACCATCGAGGGGCTCGGCCAACCCGACAACCTGCATCCGATGCAGGCGGCCTTCATCAAGCATGACGGTTACCAGTGCGGCTACTGTACCCCCGGTCAGATCTGCTCGGGCGTCGCGGTGCTGGCCGAGATCAAGGCGGGTATTCCCAGCCACGTCAGTGCCGATCTCAACGGAACCTACGAGGCCACCGAGGCCGAGATCCGGGAGCGCATGAGCGGCAACATCTGCCGGTGCGGCGCCTATTCCAACATCGTCGAGGCGATGACCGAGGTCGCCGGGAGGCAGGCATGA
- a CDS encoding PAS domain-containing protein: MQVGRHQTFKTEDAAFVLQDAIDASDVIGRWEYDVQNDRACADAMVAMVFNVDPLLARSGTSIDVFLAGVHPEDRERTTRQFERHVQSGGCWVFEYRVCSADGVIRWIVDRGRITHDAEGRPIHGDGVLVDVTRMREEERSGDLEDATAARHPLERAAEHCLAFQRTIHELPEPLLQRMSDMMLIELGMALAKVASKPQRSPLN, from the coding sequence GTGCAGGTGGGACGACATCAGACATTCAAAACCGAGGACGCGGCCTTCGTTCTGCAAGACGCCATCGACGCCTCCGATGTGATCGGACGTTGGGAATACGACGTTCAGAACGACCGGGCTTGCGCGGATGCCATGGTGGCGATGGTGTTCAACGTGGATCCGCTCCTGGCCCGTTCCGGCACGTCGATCGACGTCTTCCTGGCGGGGGTTCACCCCGAGGATCGGGAGCGGACAACGCGGCAGTTCGAACGTCACGTGCAATCCGGCGGTTGCTGGGTATTTGAATACCGCGTCTGTTCGGCGGACGGCGTTATCCGCTGGATCGTCGACCGTGGCCGCATCACGCATGATGCGGAGGGCCGGCCAATCCATGGCGATGGCGTGCTGGTCGATGTCACGAGGATGCGCGAGGAAGAACGGTCCGGTGATTTGGAGGACGCGACAGCGGCGCGGCACCCTCTGGAGCGCGCCGCAGAGCACTGCCTCGCATTCCAAAGGACCATCCACGAATTGCCGGAGCCCCTCCTGCAGCGCATGAGCGATATGATGCTGATCGAACTCGGCATGGCGCTGGCCAAGGTCGCGAGCAAACCCCAGCGCAGCCCACTGAACTGA
- a CDS encoding MFS transporter encodes MSAEYAVPSSTSLERDAHEASSDHRVAPGEIAIGVVIGRAAEYFDFFVYGIASVLIFPGVFFPFADPLTGTIYAFAIFALAFVARPIGSVVFMEIDRRHGRGVKLTIALFLLGGSTMAISFLPNYQHLGAASIWLLAVFRIGQGIALGGAWDGLASLLALNAPEKQRGWYAMIPQLGAPVGFMLASALFAFFLGNLSTEDFLDWGWRYPFFVAFAINVVALFARLRLVATEEFSRMLQMQELEPTPVFEVLRSHGRLIVIGAVVPLASFALFHLVTVFPISWIHLFTSRNAGEFLLVQCAGAFLASGTIVLSGLMADRIGRRTQVGVAAALILLFAIASIIAPIVFGDSELGQTIYVLGGFALLGLSYGQTSGAVTANLGSRYRYTGAALTSDLAWLIGAGFAPLVALSVSSRFGLSWVGVYLLSGAVATLCALGFNRRETARL; translated from the coding sequence ATGAGCGCAGAATACGCAGTGCCATCCTCGACGTCGCTGGAGCGCGACGCACACGAGGCCTCCAGCGATCACAGGGTTGCGCCGGGCGAGATCGCCATCGGTGTCGTCATCGGTCGCGCCGCCGAGTATTTCGACTTCTTCGTCTACGGCATCGCCTCCGTCCTGATCTTCCCGGGCGTGTTCTTCCCCTTTGCCGACCCCCTGACCGGGACGATCTATGCCTTCGCGATCTTCGCCCTGGCGTTCGTCGCCCGCCCGATCGGGTCGGTCGTCTTCATGGAGATCGACCGGAGGCACGGACGCGGCGTCAAGCTGACGATCGCCCTCTTCCTGCTCGGGGGATCGACGATGGCGATCAGCTTCCTGCCGAACTATCAGCACCTCGGCGCCGCCTCGATCTGGCTTCTCGCGGTGTTCCGAATCGGTCAGGGCATCGCACTCGGCGGCGCCTGGGACGGCCTGGCCTCGCTCCTCGCCCTGAACGCGCCCGAGAAACAGCGCGGCTGGTACGCGATGATCCCGCAGCTCGGGGCGCCGGTCGGCTTCATGCTCGCCAGTGCGCTGTTCGCCTTCTTCCTCGGCAACCTCTCCACCGAGGACTTCCTGGACTGGGGGTGGCGCTACCCGTTCTTCGTCGCCTTCGCGATCAACGTGGTCGCCCTTTTCGCACGGCTGCGGCTCGTGGCGACCGAGGAGTTCTCGCGCATGCTGCAGATGCAGGAGCTCGAGCCGACGCCGGTTTTCGAGGTGCTCCGCTCCCACGGGCGATTGATCGTCATCGGCGCGGTCGTGCCGCTCGCGAGCTTCGCGCTGTTCCACCTCGTCACGGTGTTTCCGATCAGCTGGATCCACCTGTTCACGAGCCGCAATGCGGGTGAGTTCCTGCTCGTGCAATGCGCCGGCGCCTTCCTGGCATCCGGCACGATCGTGCTGTCCGGGCTGATGGCCGATCGCATCGGCCGTCGCACCCAGGTGGGCGTGGCCGCCGCCCTCATCCTGTTGTTCGCGATCGCCAGCATCATCGCGCCGATCGTGTTCGGCGACAGCGAGTTGGGGCAGACGATCTACGTGCTGGGTGGATTCGCGCTTCTCGGGCTTTCGTACGGCCAGACCTCGGGGGCGGTGACCGCCAATCTCGGCTCGCGCTATCGCTACACCGGCGCGGCGCTGACCTCGGACCTCGCATGGCTGATCGGCGCGGGTTTCGCACCTCTCGTCGCGCTCAGTGTGTCGAGCCGATTCGGTCTCTCGTGGGTGGGGGTCTACCTCCTCTCCGGCGCCGTCGCGACGCTTTGTGCCCTCGGATTCAATCGGCGCGAGACCGCGCGGCTCTGA
- the cyoA gene encoding ubiquinol oxidase subunit II has translation MPVKILRTLVLLPLFGLLSGCNMVLMQPSGDIATRQRDLILASTGLMLLIIIPVIAFTLLFAWRYRVSNKEAEYDPDWHHSTQLEVLIWSAPLVIIIALGALTWISTHTLDPYRPLSRLDAERPLPAGVKPLTVEVVALDWKWLFFYPDQGIATVNELAAPVDVPISFKITSATVMNSFFIPALAGQIYAMAGMETKLHAVINKAGVYEGLSANYSGSGFSRMNFKFHGLDQAGFDNWVAKVKAEGKPLSRQSYLDLEKPSEREPVRYFSSVENGLYSAVLNMCAVPGKMCMNEMMHIDAMGGAGKESHANRARLEYDNRYAEQGVEAPAATVGGSGRESHSPEQPEGMKPKSTAPEVKPGSAPEHSAHDHGGHQGHGGPAGDNKDSKGSDSVAPGQLNR, from the coding sequence ATGCCCGTCAAAATCCTTCGTACGCTCGTGCTCCTTCCGCTGTTCGGCCTGCTCTCGGGCTGCAACATGGTCCTGATGCAGCCCTCCGGCGACATCGCCACGCGGCAGCGCGATCTGATTCTGGCCTCCACCGGCCTGATGCTGCTCATCATCATCCCGGTCATCGCGTTCACCCTGCTGTTCGCGTGGCGCTACCGCGTCTCTAACAAGGAGGCCGAGTACGACCCGGACTGGCACCACTCGACGCAGCTCGAGGTGCTGATCTGGTCGGCGCCGCTGGTCATCATCATCGCGCTCGGCGCGCTGACGTGGATCAGCACGCACACCCTCGATCCCTACCGGCCCCTGAGCCGTCTCGACGCCGAGCGTCCGCTGCCGGCCGGGGTGAAGCCCCTGACGGTCGAGGTCGTCGCACTCGATTGGAAATGGCTGTTCTTCTACCCAGATCAGGGCATCGCCACCGTCAACGAACTGGCGGCACCGGTCGATGTGCCGATCTCCTTCAAGATCACCTCCGCCACCGTGATGAATTCATTTTTCATTCCTGCGCTCGCCGGGCAGATCTACGCCATGGCCGGCATGGAGACGAAGCTTCACGCGGTGATCAACAAGGCCGGTGTTTATGAGGGTCTATCGGCCAACTACAGCGGCTCCGGATTCTCGCGGATGAACTTCAAGTTCCACGGTCTCGACCAGGCCGGGTTCGACAATTGGGTCGCCAAGGTGAAGGCCGAGGGTAAGCCCCTCAGCCGGCAATCCTACCTCGACCTGGAGAAGCCGAGCGAGCGCGAGCCCGTCCGGTACTTCTCCTCGGTGGAGAACGGCCTCTACAGCGCAGTGCTCAACATGTGCGCCGTCCCCGGCAAGATGTGCATGAACGAGATGATGCACATCGACGCCATGGGAGGCGCTGGCAAGGAGAGCCACGCCAACCGCGCGCGGCTCGAATACGACAACCGCTACGCCGAGCAGGGCGTGGAGGCACCGGCCGCCACCGTCGGAGGCTCGGGACGCGAATCGCACAGCCCGGAGCAGCCGGAAGGCATGAAGCCCAAGTCCACTGCTCCCGAGGTGAAGCCCGGTTCGGCGCCCGAGCATTCGGCTCACGACCATGGCGGCCACCAGGGTCACGGCGGACCCGCCGGCGACAACAAGGATTCCAAGGGGTCCGACTCGGTCGCACCCGGCCAACTCAATCGATAG